In Helianthus annuus cultivar XRQ/B chromosome 3, HanXRQr2.0-SUNRISE, whole genome shotgun sequence, a single window of DNA contains:
- the LOC110928180 gene encoding uncharacterized protein LOC110928180, giving the protein MATASHMSLLLLLALVALTPSTSASRNVNLNANLHLLLQLHGFPPGLIPDPIESFTISPVGFLPPTFDFTVRFKKPCYVQYVYLNYFAPVFTGRITYGKITGMKGHKDQFPSGEWIDMYDVTAVGQKLVFKFATATVTYDRALFEEVKTCKDGPAIAIADHSNELISNELISQLPISAE; this is encoded by the exons ATGGCAACTGCTTCTCACATgtctctcctcctcctcctcgccCTTGTCGCACTCACACCTTCCACCTCTGCATCCCGAAACGTAAACTTAAACGCAAACTTACACCTACTTCTCCAACTACATGGATTTCCGCCCGGCCTTATACCTGATCCCATCGAAAGCTTCACTATATCCCCCGTAGGCTTTTTGCCACCCACCTTCGACTTCACCGTGCGCTTTAAGAAACCATGTTACGTACAATACGTATACCTCAATTACTTCGCCCCGGTGTTTACTGGAAGGATCACCTACGGTAAAATTACCGGGATGAAAGGCCATAAGGATCAATTCCCGTCGGGCGAATGGATAGATATGTACGACGTCACAGCGGTCGGCCAAAAGCTTGTGTTCAAATTTGCGACTGCAACTGTAACGTACGATAGAGCGCTGTTTGAGGAGGTTAAGACTTGCAAAGATGGTCCTGCTATTGCTATTGCTGATCACTCTAACGAACTCATCTCTAACGAACTCATCTCTCAG CTTCCAATCAGTGCAGAATAA